One segment of Spirochaetota bacterium DNA contains the following:
- a CDS encoding chemotaxis protein CheA, which produces MGMDKMKQSFMAEAREILDEMEHLLLEVEKRPDDEEAVNALFRAVHTIKGSSGMFGVRHVEEFTHALESLLDRVRKGELRINAEMTALLLPAHDHIRMLIDLHERGEDDPLDRETSGTGALLAQKIRLYGNEARPEPAAVVSAPPPPDTAPGAPEPDSVKNENWHISLRFNEKVFMNGLDPFPFINYLRGMGEIENCVTVMNALPPAAELDAEKCYLGFEIEFRSGVSREMIESAFEFVKDDCVIGIIPPRSSIRVYKQLIRELPETPVNIGEILVQSGSITQGELTRMLEKQKENEVREGTEARTPLGQILVEEKIAPREVVEAALEKQRQIRTIEEKNRRSMRVDGEKLDQLINFVGELVSAGENVKQLAAQRADADLIESASRMSRLIEQIRENSMNLRMVQIGESFRKFERIVRDYCRESGKEAELVITGAETEVDKTLVEKIGDPLMHIVRNALDHGIGSPDARRARGKNPRGTISLNAFHETGSIVIEVSDDGSGLDRERVYRKALDLGLVQPGQQLSDTEILQLIFRPGFSTAEKVTNISGRGVGMDVVKRNIEALRGVVDVESTPDYGTVVRIRLPLTIAIIDGFMVQVGNLSYVIPLDMVVECIEVSKEDLAGKEGGSFINLRGSVLPFLPMREFLGEKGVPPLRGNIIVVEYGRVSAGLVVDRLLGEFQTVIKPMGKIFGGLDWISGATILGTGEVAFILDVPRLIMHVQSSAVKEGAGV; this is translated from the coding sequence ATGGGCATGGATAAAATGAAACAGTCATTCATGGCGGAGGCGCGGGAGATTCTCGATGAGATGGAGCACCTGCTCCTCGAGGTCGAGAAGCGCCCCGACGACGAGGAGGCGGTGAACGCGCTCTTCCGCGCGGTGCACACCATCAAGGGATCGTCCGGGATGTTCGGCGTGAGGCACGTGGAGGAATTCACACACGCGCTGGAAAGCCTGCTCGACAGGGTGCGGAAGGGCGAGCTGCGCATCAACGCGGAGATGACGGCGCTCCTCCTGCCCGCGCACGATCACATCCGGATGCTTATCGATCTCCATGAGCGCGGGGAGGACGATCCGCTGGACAGGGAGACCTCCGGCACGGGAGCGCTCCTGGCCCAGAAGATCAGGCTTTATGGAAACGAGGCGCGCCCGGAACCGGCGGCGGTCGTATCGGCGCCCCCGCCGCCCGACACGGCCCCGGGCGCACCGGAGCCGGACAGCGTGAAAAATGAAAACTGGCACATCTCGCTGCGGTTCAACGAGAAGGTGTTCATGAACGGGCTGGACCCGTTTCCCTTCATTAATTACCTGAGGGGAATGGGTGAAATCGAAAATTGCGTCACGGTGATGAACGCGCTTCCGCCCGCGGCGGAACTGGACGCCGAGAAATGCTACCTGGGTTTCGAGATCGAATTCCGGTCCGGCGTATCGCGGGAGATGATCGAGAGCGCGTTCGAATTCGTAAAGGACGACTGCGTGATCGGGATTATCCCGCCCCGATCGAGCATCCGGGTTTACAAGCAGTTGATCCGGGAGCTTCCCGAAACGCCGGTGAACATAGGCGAGATACTGGTGCAGAGCGGATCCATCACCCAGGGCGAGCTGACGCGGATGCTCGAAAAGCAGAAGGAGAACGAGGTGCGTGAAGGCACGGAGGCGAGAACGCCCCTGGGGCAGATACTCGTCGAGGAGAAGATTGCGCCGCGCGAGGTGGTCGAGGCCGCCCTGGAAAAGCAGAGGCAGATACGCACGATAGAAGAGAAGAACCGGCGTTCGATGCGCGTGGACGGGGAGAAGCTCGACCAGCTCATCAATTTCGTCGGGGAGCTCGTGTCCGCGGGTGAGAACGTCAAGCAGCTCGCGGCGCAGAGGGCCGATGCCGACCTCATCGAGTCCGCCTCGCGCATGTCCCGGCTCATCGAGCAGATTCGCGAGAACTCGATGAACCTGCGCATGGTGCAGATAGGCGAGTCCTTCCGCAAGTTCGAGCGCATCGTGCGCGATTACTGCCGCGAATCGGGCAAGGAGGCCGAGCTCGTCATCACCGGCGCCGAGACCGAGGTCGACAAGACGCTCGTGGAAAAAATCGGGGACCCGCTCATGCACATCGTGCGGAACGCCCTGGATCACGGGATTGGCTCCCCCGACGCGCGCAGGGCGCGCGGGAAGAACCCGCGCGGAACGATTTCGCTCAACGCGTTTCACGAGACCGGGAGCATCGTCATCGAGGTTTCGGACGACGGGAGCGGCCTGGACAGGGAGCGGGTTTACCGGAAGGCGCTCGACCTGGGGCTGGTCCAGCCGGGCCAGCAGTTGAGCGACACCGAGATACTCCAGCTCATCTTCCGCCCCGGCTTCTCCACGGCCGAAAAGGTCACGAACATCTCCGGCCGCGGGGTGGGCATGGACGTGGTAAAGCGGAACATCGAGGCGCTCAGGGGCGTCGTGGACGTGGAGAGCACCCCGGATTACGGCACCGTCGTGCGCATACGGCTGCCCCTCACCATAGCCATTATCGACGGCTTCATGGTGCAGGTGGGTAACCTGAGTTACGTGATCCCGCTCGACATGGTCGTGGAATGCATCGAGGTCTCGAAGGAGGATCTCGCCGGCAAGGAGGGGGGAAGCTTCATCAATCTCAGGGGATCGGTACTCCCGTTTCTCCCGATGCGGGAGTTCCTGGGCGAAAAGGGCGTCCCCCCGCTGCGGGGAAATATCATCGTCGTCGAATACGGCCGGGTGAGCGCCGGGCTGGTCGTCGACAGGCTCCTGGGCGAGTTCCAGACCGTGATCAAGCCCATGGGAAAGATATTCGGCGGACTCGACTGGATCAGCGGCGCCACCATCCTGGGAACGGGGGAGGTTGCGTTCATCCTGGACGTGCCGCGCCTCATCATGCACGTGCAGTCATCCGCCGTAAAAGAAGGAGCCGGGGTGTGA
- a CDS encoding response regulator produces MSKTILVVDDSPSIRQLLSFTLKERGYTVLEAGNGQEALAKLAGGKINLIVCDVNMPEMDGITFVKTVKTDAAYSDFRFTPVIMLTTETGEDRKIEGRDAGVKAWITKPFAPDKLISAIEKLII; encoded by the coding sequence ATGAGTAAAACCATTCTGGTGGTGGACGATTCGCCGAGCATCCGGCAGCTTCTCAGCTTTACGCTCAAGGAGCGCGGTTACACGGTGCTGGAGGCCGGGAACGGTCAGGAGGCGCTCGCGAAACTCGCTGGGGGAAAAATAAACCTGATCGTGTGCGACGTAAACATGCCGGAAATGGACGGGATCACATTCGTGAAGACCGTGAAAACGGACGCGGCCTATTCCGATTTCCGTTTCACCCCCGTGATCATGCTCACGACCGAAACGGGGGAAGACAGGAAAATCGAGGGACGCGACGCGGGTGTGAAGGCCTGGATAACGAAGCCGTTCGCGCCGGACAAGCTCATATCGGCGATCGAGAAGCTCATCATCTGA
- a CDS encoding STAS domain-containing protein, whose translation MAEKLVIKAGKKRKNAIPAQISGELTIYTAARLRDEVLDMLKRAEILELGLAGVTEMDTAGFQALLALKRESERAGKTLSLAGHSPAVLRVFDLYGAIGFFGDKVRISASERGNYAFRYGLSRRIRT comes from the coding sequence ATGGCGGAAAAACTGGTCATAAAGGCGGGGAAAAAGAGGAAAAACGCGATTCCGGCGCAGATATCCGGCGAGCTCACCATCTATACCGCGGCCCGGCTGCGGGACGAGGTCCTGGATATGTTGAAAAGAGCGGAGATTCTGGAGCTGGGTCTTGCGGGCGTGACCGAGATGGACACGGCGGGCTTCCAGGCGCTGCTTGCGCTCAAGCGGGAATCGGAACGCGCGGGGAAAACGCTTTCCCTCGCGGGGCACAGTCCCGCGGTGCTGCGCGTATTCGACCTCTATGGGGCGATAGGTTTTTTCGGGGACAAGGTGCGCATCAGCGCGTCCGAGCGGGGAAACTACGCGTTCCGGTACGGGCTTTCGCGAAGGATAAGGACATGA